A genomic region of Rhipicephalus sanguineus isolate Rsan-2018 chromosome 1, BIME_Rsan_1.4, whole genome shotgun sequence contains the following coding sequences:
- the LOC119378844 gene encoding SRY-related protein AES1, protein MGTDLSVAGLSTTSEAKRGYQLPSPIRRPPNASMLFPQEKRRSVAAENPNENNQRTGSRLGKLWRSLSADDDDELCQRKAAEVAADHEKRYSDYDYNPRDAHQPPSSRTTIPRTGAAVVLLRSIVEFQQ, encoded by the coding sequence ATGGGTACCGATCTCAGCGTGGCGGGTCTGTCGACGACCAGCGAGGCGAAGCGCGGCTACCAGCTGCCGTCGCCCATACGCCGACCTCCAAACGCATCCATGCTGTTCCCGCAGGAGAAGAGGCGATCGGTGGCCGCCGAGAATCCAAACGAAAACAACCAGCGTACCGGCAGCCGCCTGGGCAAGCTGTGGCGTTCCCTCAGCGCCGATGACGACGACGAGCTTTGCCAGCGCAAGGCAGCCGAAGTTGCCGCCGACCACGAAAAGAGATACTCCGATTATGACTACAATCCGCGGGATGCCCACCAGCCGCCAAGCTCGAGAACGACAATTCCGAGGACAGGAGCGGCGGTTGTCCTTCTTCGAAGCATCGTGGAGTTCCAGCAGTAA